AGTTCGGTTTCGGCGTCTCCTTTTCGGTGTCCGGGTCAACGATCAAGTAAACGCTCGCGGCTTTCAGATTCTGTGGAGACGGACGGCTCGAAAGCTTTTCAAGCTGCGCGCCGAACGATTTGAAATGCTCGCCAAGCGCATAGAATCCGGGATGATTCTTTTCGTCCCATTTGTAGTGCCAGACCGATCCGTCGGGCCGCACTTCGTGATTGTAGAAATCGTCAAGCACGACCCTCTTTCCCGCTCCCGCGCGTCCGCGTTCGAGGTGTTCGATTTCGAGCGCCGCCATCACCGCCGGTCCGAGCCCTTTGGCGTCGTTGGTGCGGAGTTTTTCGCTCATATAATAGTCGAAACTGCCGTCCCGGTATGGATTTCCTCCAAGTCCGGAGACGGAGACCGTGCCTTCCCAATCAAGAAATCCGTCCGGCCGCAGCTTGATGAATTCCTTCTTGATTCCGGCCCAGCCTTTGTTAACAGTGGCCAGATATCCGGGCGCCAGATTACCCTGCCGGACGCCTTTCGCGAGCGCATAAACGAACATCGCGGCGCAGGACGATTCGTGATAGTTCTTGCCCTTGCCGGGCAGGTCGATGATGTCCCACCACAAACCGTCCTTGTCCTGATACCGGGTGATCGCCTTTGCCAGGCGATCGAAGATCGAGACCAGTTCCTGACGACGCGGATGATCTTTCGGAAAATGGTCGAGGACGTCCGTCAACGCAATTGCGTACCAGCCCATCGCGCGGCCCCAAACGTGCGGACTCAACCCCGTTTCCTTGTTTGCCCAACGTTGCTGCTTCGACTCGTCCCAGCCGTGATAAAGCAACCCGGTCTTTGGATCGCGCGCGTGTTTTTCCATCCAGACGAACTGGTTGGCAATATCGTTCCAATTGTCCTCTTTCCAAACCTGCGAATACTCGGCGTAGAAAGGCTGGCCCATATAAAGTCCGTCGAGCCACATCTGCCAAGGGTAGATGTTCTTGTGCCAGAAGCCGCCTTCTTTCGTTCGTGGGTGGGAGTTGAGCTGCAAGCGAATGTACTCGGTCGCCTTTTTGTATTTTTCGTCTCCGGTCACACGGTAGAGGGTCATCATCGCACGGCCGGGCGTGATGTGATCGATGTTGTGTTCGACCAGATCGTAACCCGTGAGTTTGCCGTCCTTGTCGAACCAGTAATCCATTCCGCGCTTGATGAAATCGAAGTACTTCGGATCGCCGGTGGCGTACCAGAGTTGTTCGACCGCTTTTAGTTGCACTCCTTGTTCGTAGTTCCAATTCTTCGGGATTCCGATCGGCGTGCCATCGTCTTCGGGCCAGATCCGGTTCATCAGTGTATGTGCCAGGCGCTCTGAAAGCGGTGCCTCGTTCTTCTGCGCATTGGCCGAAACCGCGCAAAGCAAAACCAGTGCGGTGACAACAAGCTTATTATTTACAACAATTTTCATATTCGACCTTCTTGATCGGCAACAAGATTCCCAACAGATCCACCGACATTCACCTCTCAGTTCTCACTTCTCACTTCTCAAGCAGTTTTCGCAACCGGAGTTTCGCCTCGCGTACGCCCTCGACGACGAGTTTTGCGATCTCCTCCGCGCCGCGGGGCGAGAAATGTGTGTTGTCGTCAAGCCCGTTCGGGTAGTTCGGGCTTTCGCCCTTGGCGAGGATCAGGAATAGCTCTTTTGATTTCTCCACGCCATATTCCGCGATCAGTTTCTCGCTCTTCCGATGCATATCTATCAGCGGAACCTTCAATTCTTTCGCCACGTCGCGAACAATTTCGGGATACTCGCCGTGAGTGTCGTAAAACTTGCCCTGCGCATCGAATCGGCGCCTCACGACCGGCGTCAGGAGAACCGGAAAGGCCCTTTTCGCGCGGACATCGGCGACGAAACGAATAAGATTCCGGCGATAATCTTCGGGCGGGGTGTAGCGCTCGCCCTTTTCCTTCGCCGAATCGTTGTGCCCGAACTGAATGAAAACGTAATCGCCTTTCCTGAGCGAATCGACGACAGCCTGCCAGCGACCTTCGGAAATGAAGGTCTTCGTGCTTCGGCCGTTCATCGCGCGATTCTCGA
The DNA window shown above is from Acidobacteriota bacterium and carries:
- a CDS encoding rhamnogalacturonan acetylesterase; protein product: MKTFAAFSLLIVAVIPIFGQKTPVTVYLSGDSTCAAKLPEKRPETGWGEMFGQFFKGGKVRIENRAMNGRSTKTFISEGRWQAVVDSLRKGDYVFIQFGHNDSAKEKGERYTPPEDYRRNLIRFVADVRAKRAFPVLLTPVVRRRFDAQGKFYDTHGEYPEIVRDVAKELKVPLIDMHRKSEKLIAEYGVEKSKELFLILAKGESPNYPNGLDDNTHFSPRGAEEIAKLVVEGVREAKLRLRKLLEK
- a CDS encoding glycoside hydrolase family 88 protein, with amino-acid sequence MKIVVNNKLVVTALVLLCAVSANAQKNEAPLSERLAHTLMNRIWPEDDGTPIGIPKNWNYEQGVQLKAVEQLWYATGDPKYFDFIKRGMDYWFDKDGKLTGYDLVEHNIDHITPGRAMMTLYRVTGDEKYKKATEYIRLQLNSHPRTKEGGFWHKNIYPWQMWLDGLYMGQPFYAEYSQVWKEDNWNDIANQFVWMEKHARDPKTGLLYHGWDESKQQRWANKETGLSPHVWGRAMGWYAIALTDVLDHFPKDHPRRQELVSIFDRLAKAITRYQDKDGLWWDIIDLPGKGKNYHESSCAAMFVYALAKGVRQGNLAPGYLATVNKGWAGIKKEFIKLRPDGFLDWEGTVSVSGLGGNPYRDGSFDYYMSEKLRTNDAKGLGPAVMAALEIEHLERGRAGAGKRVVLDDFYNHEVRPDGSVWHYKWDEKNHPGFYALGEHFKSFGAQLEKLSSRPSPQNLKAASVYLIVDPDTEKETPKPNFINAADAEAIARWVKKGGVLVLLGNDFGNAEFDNWNILARKFGLEFNKDSQNRVQNDQFAQGRIEVPAGNPVFRMARELYLKEISTLKLSGRAVPLLKSNGDVVMATVKFGKGTVFALGDPWLYNEYVDGRKMKGIYDNNLAARELAGWLLKAARNGK